In one Desulfoferula mesophila genomic region, the following are encoded:
- a CDS encoding hydrogenase iron-sulfur subunit: MNAEFEPKIVAFCCQYUAYSAADLAGSMRLQYPTNVRVIQLPCSGRVDILHLLRSFEDGVDGVYVAGCMEGDCHFLTGNLKARRKVEYVKKVLESLGIEPERIEMYNMSSAQGPRFAEVANEFTQRIKELGPSPVRSAKAA; encoded by the coding sequence TTGAACGCTGAGTTTGAACCGAAGATAGTGGCCTTCTGCTGCCAGTACTGAGCGTACTCCGCCGCGGACCTGGCAGGTTCGATGAGATTGCAGTACCCCACCAACGTGCGAGTCATCCAGTTGCCCTGCTCCGGGCGGGTGGACATCTTGCACCTGCTGCGCTCCTTTGAAGACGGCGTGGACGGCGTGTACGTGGCCGGTTGCATGGAAGGCGATTGCCACTTCCTCACCGGCAACCTCAAGGCGCGGCGCAAGGTGGAATACGTCAAAAAGGTTTTGGAGTCGCTGGGCATCGAGCCCGAACGCATCGAGATGTACAACATGAGCTCGGCCCAGGGACCCCGCTTCGCGGAAGTGGCCAACGAGTTCACCCAGCGCATCAAGGAGCTGGGACCCAGCCCGGTGCGATCGGCCAAGGCGGCCTAG
- a CDS encoding methylenetetrahydrofolate reductase C-terminal domain-containing protein, translated as MIVGDSKPLEEILSMIEGREKVLVLGCRGCVTVCNVGGEKEVGILASALRIARKKAGLPPTVEEMTLERQCDPEYVEELADVADKYDAIVSIACGVGPQFVAERFQKVPVFPGINTTFIGGALEHGVWAERCQSCGNCLVHNFGGLCPIARCSKSLMNGPCGGSASGNCEISPEVPCVWDQIVQKMSAMGRLEELEQVWPNKNWLTARDGGPRKRVREDLKQ; from the coding sequence ATGATCGTAGGTGACAGCAAGCCCTTGGAGGAGATCCTGTCCATGATCGAGGGGCGGGAAAAGGTCCTGGTGTTGGGCTGCCGGGGGTGCGTGACCGTCTGCAACGTGGGCGGCGAAAAGGAAGTGGGCATCCTGGCCAGCGCCCTGCGCATAGCCCGCAAAAAGGCGGGCCTGCCCCCCACCGTGGAAGAGATGACCCTGGAGCGCCAGTGCGATCCCGAGTACGTCGAAGAACTGGCCGACGTGGCCGATAAATACGACGCCATCGTCTCCATCGCCTGCGGGGTGGGGCCCCAGTTCGTGGCCGAGCGCTTCCAGAAGGTGCCGGTGTTTCCGGGCATCAACACCACCTTCATCGGCGGGGCCTTGGAGCACGGGGTCTGGGCCGAGCGCTGCCAGAGCTGCGGCAACTGCCTGGTGCACAACTTCGGCGGCCTCTGCCCCATCGCCCGCTGCTCCAAAAGCCTGATGAACGGCCCTTGTGGCGGCTCGGCCTCGGGCAACTGCGAGATCAGCCCGGAGGTGCCCTGCGTGTGGGACCAGATTGTCCAGAAAATGAGCGCCATGGGCAGGCTGGAGGAGTTGGAGCAGGTGTGGCCCAACAAGAACTGGTTGACCGCCCGCGACGGCGGCCCCCGCAAGCGGGTTAGGGAGGACCTCAAGCAATGA
- a CDS encoding methylenetetrahydrofolate reductase, with protein MKAGSNLEKVLSAGHFAVTGELGPPQGNNAEEVRHKAGFLKGIVESVNITDNQTAVVRMASWAACKILIDEGLEPNYQMVCRDRNRLALMADILGATALGIKNVLCLSGDHQRFGSHPESKNVYDLDSVQLLAAFKKMRDEKKFLNDKDLDGSPDLFLGAASNPFADPFEFRVSRLAKKIAAGADFVQTQCIYNMDKFRLFMKQAVDRGLHEKCYILAGVTPMKSVGMAKYMAKFVPGMDVPESVVKRLQGVDKKQQAAEGIKMAIEQIEEFKEMEGVAGVHVMAIEWEHRAKEIIEGAGLLPRPVVD; from the coding sequence ATGAAAGCCGGCAGCAATCTGGAAAAGGTGCTCTCCGCTGGCCACTTTGCGGTTACCGGCGAGCTTGGTCCGCCCCAGGGCAACAACGCGGAGGAGGTGCGCCACAAGGCCGGCTTCCTCAAGGGCATCGTGGAGTCGGTTAACATCACCGACAACCAGACCGCGGTGGTGCGCATGGCCTCTTGGGCCGCCTGCAAGATCCTCATCGACGAGGGCCTGGAGCCCAACTATCAGATGGTCTGCCGCGACCGCAACCGCCTGGCCCTGATGGCCGACATCCTGGGGGCCACCGCCCTGGGCATCAAGAACGTGCTGTGCCTCTCCGGCGACCACCAGCGCTTCGGCAGCCATCCCGAGTCCAAGAACGTCTACGACCTGGACTCGGTGCAGCTCCTGGCCGCCTTCAAGAAGATGCGCGACGAAAAGAAGTTTTTGAACGACAAGGATCTGGACGGCTCGCCCGACCTCTTCTTGGGCGCGGCCTCCAACCCCTTTGCCGATCCCTTCGAGTTCCGGGTTTCCCGCCTGGCCAAGAAGATCGCCGCCGGGGCCGACTTCGTGCAGACCCAGTGCATCTACAACATGGACAAGTTCCGCCTGTTCATGAAGCAGGCGGTGGACCGGGGCCTGCACGAGAAGTGCTACATCCTGGCCGGGGTCACCCCCATGAAGTCGGTGGGTATGGCCAAGTACATGGCCAAGTTCGTGCCGGGCATGGACGTGCCCGAGTCGGTGGTCAAGCGCCTGCAAGGGGTGGACAAGAAGCAGCAGGCCGCCGAGGGCATCAAGATGGCCATCGAGCAGATCGAGGAGTTCAAGGAGATGGAGGGCGTGGCCGGGGTGCACGTCATGGCCATCGAGTGGGAGCATCGGGCCAAGGAGATTATTGAGGGCGCGGGGCTGCTGCCCCGGCCGGTGGTCGATTAA
- a CDS encoding manganese efflux pump MntP, whose translation MNLVETLALAVALGCDAFAVGLAVGGRFGAPRQIFRLSFHFGLFQFLMPLIGWGLGAGLATVATRWAPWIAAAVLLFIGGKMAWEALQPPEDRSQGLDPTKGWSLVALSLATSIDALGVGLSLGMVGQNVFGSAVVIGIVAAGMTLIAMKLAGLMSAKLGHRMGIVGGAILIAIAIKLVAF comes from the coding sequence GTGAACCTGGTTGAAACCCTGGCTTTGGCCGTGGCCCTGGGTTGCGATGCTTTCGCGGTGGGCCTGGCCGTGGGGGGGCGCTTCGGCGCCCCCCGTCAAATATTCCGCCTGTCTTTTCATTTTGGCCTGTTCCAGTTCCTCATGCCCCTGATCGGCTGGGGCCTGGGCGCGGGCCTGGCCACCGTGGCCACCCGCTGGGCCCCCTGGATCGCCGCGGCGGTGCTTTTGTTCATCGGCGGCAAGATGGCCTGGGAGGCCTTGCAGCCTCCGGAGGACCGCAGCCAGGGCCTGGACCCCACCAAGGGCTGGAGCCTGGTGGCCCTTTCCTTGGCCACCAGCATCGACGCCCTGGGGGTGGGCCTGTCCCTGGGCATGGTGGGGCAAAACGTCTTCGGCTCGGCGGTGGTCATCGGCATCGTGGCCGCGGGCATGACCCTCATTGCCATGAAGCTGGCCGGGCTGATGAGCGCCAAGTTGGGGCATCGCATGGGCATAGTGGGGGGCGCGATTCTGATCGCCATAGCGATCAAACTGGTAGCATTTTAG